From the genome of Populus alba chromosome 10, ASM523922v2, whole genome shotgun sequence, one region includes:
- the LOC118043137 gene encoding uncharacterized protein, protein MASRAILRRKRSLFDSLREPNCLIRGGFSSFQYGRGPPQSNDLLESRCVINHPFGSTDSRNERGLSLVSRDGVSKVLAAAGFLRHNSFRYSGLGCGIGNGDFDSSLGIRCYLQSVSYASTATAGQPEYGRGSDRNEQLDAKQVKEASPEECDEAVEDLTEVKAKAKAKQAHESQKSTKTVMQKVWAKLLGIGPALRAVAAMSREDWAKKIRHWKDELKSTMQHYWLGTKLLWADVRISSRLLVKLANGKGLSRRERQQLTRTTADIFRLVPFAVFIIVPFMEFLLPVFLKLFPNMLPSTFQDKMKEQEALKRKLNARIEYAKFLQDTVKEMAKEVQNSRSGEAKQTAGDLDEFMNKVRTGSRVSNEEILGFAKLFNDELTLDNISRPRLVSMCKYMGISPYGTDAYLRYMLRRRLQEIKNDDKMIQAEGVESLSEAELRQACRDRGLLGLLSVDEMRQQLRDWLDLSLNHSVPSSLLILSRAFSVSGKVRPEEAVQATLSSLPDEVVDTVGVTALPSEDLVSERRRKLEFLEMQEELIKEEEEEQAKMKESVSSQKDVALEEMTIPTAREAQEQAKAKTLEKHEQLCELSRALAVLASASSVSREREEFLRLVKKEIDLYNNMVDKEGTEGEEETKKAYKAAREESDHAAGTDISGKVSSALIDRVDAMLQKLEKEIDDVDAKIGDRWRLLDRDYDGKVTPEEVASAAMYLKDHLGKEGIQELISNLSKDTEGKILVEDIVRLGSEMEDADEMEKGKS, encoded by the exons ATGGCTTCGAGAGCAATCTTGCGGAGAAAGCGATCCCTCTTTGATTCCCTGAGGGAACCGAATTGCCTGATTCGGGGGGGTTTTTCGAGTTTCCAGTACGGGCGAGGACCGCCTCAATCAAATGACCTGCTAGAATCGAGATGCGTTATCAATCATCCGTTCGGGAGTACTGATAGTAGAAATGAAAGAGGTTTGTCATTGGTTTCCAGGGATGGGGTGTCGAAGGTTTTAGCCGCAGCAGGGTTCCTTAGGCATAACTCTTTTAGATATTCAGGTTTAGGTTGTGGAATTGGAAATGGAGATTTTGATTCTTCTTTGGGCATTAGGTGTTATTTGCAGTCTGTAAGTTATGCGTCAACAGCAACTGCTGGTCAACCTGAATATGGCCGTGGGAGTGATAGAAATGAACAACTGGATGCCAAACAGGTGAAGGAAGCTTCACCGGAGGAGTGTGATGAGGCTGTTGAAGATTTGACCGAGGTAAAAGCCAAGGCTAAGGCTAAGCAGGCTCATGAATCCCAAAAGAGCACTAAAACAGTAATGCAGAAAGTATGGGCGAAGCttttgggaattggcccggcttTGAGAGCCGTTGCTGCTATGAGCAG GGAAGACTGGGCTAAGAAGATTCGTCATTGGAAGGATGAATTGAAGTCTACGATGCAACACTATTGGTTGGGTACTAAACTACTCTGGGCTGATGTCAGGATTAGCTCGAGGTTATTGGTGAAACTTGCCAATGGGAAGGGCCTTTCTAGAAGGGAAAGGCAACAACTAACACGTACTACTGCTGACATATTTAGGCTGGTTCCTTTTGCTGTTTTCATCATAGTTCCATTCATGGAGTTTTTGCTGCCAGTATTCCTAAAACTATTTCCCAACATGTTGCCATCAACCTTCCAGGACAAGATGAAGGAACAG GAGGCATTGAAAAGAAAGCTAAATGCAAGAATTGAATACGCTAAGTTTCTTCAAGACACCGTGAAAGAAATGGCAAAAGAAGTTCAGAACTCTCGAAGTGGAGAAGCAAAGCAGACAGCAGGAGATCTAGATGAGTTTATGAACAAG GTTAGGACAGGTTCTCGTGTTTCCAATGAAGAAATTTTAGGCTTTGCCAAGTTATTCAATGATGAGCTTACTTTGGATAACATTAGCAG GCCTCGTTTAGTAAGCATGTGCAAGTATATGGGTATCAGCCCATATGGAACAGATGCATATTTACGTTATATGCTTCGGAGAAGACTGCAAGA GATCAAGAATGATGATAAGATGATTCAAGCTGAGGGTGTGGAGTCCCTCTCTGAAGCTGAACTTCGTCAAGCATGTAGAGACCGGGGCTTACTTGGATTGCTTTCTGTGGATGAAATGCGGCAACAG TTGCGTGACTGGCTGGATTTATCTCTTAATCACTCTGTTCCATCCTCTTTGTTGATATTGTCTAG AGCTTTCTCTGTTTCTGGAAAAGTGAGGCCTGAGGAAGCTGTCCAGGCTACACTGTCATCTCTTCCGGACGAGGTTGTGGATACTGTTGGAGTTACAGCCTTGCCATCTGAAGATTTAGTTTcagaaaggagaagaaagttGGAGTTCCTGGAAATGCAAGAAGAACTGATCAAG gaggaggaggaggagcaggCCAAGATGAAGGAATCTGTTAGTAGTCAAAAGGACGTGGCTTTGGAAGAGATGACTATTCCAACAGCTAGAGAAGCACAAGAACAGGCGAAAGCAAAAACATTGGAGAAACATGAGCAGCTTTGTGAGCTTAGTCGGGCATTGGCTGTTTTAGCTTCTGCATCT TCTGTAAGCAGGGAGCGAGAAGAGTTCCTGCGGCTTGTCAAAAAGGAG ATAGACTTGTATAACAATATGGTGGACAAAGAAGGTACAGAAGGCGAGGAAGAAACTAAGAAGGCATACAAAGCTGCCAGAGAGGAGAGTGATCATGCTGCCGGAACAGATATCTCTGGCAAAGTTTCTTCAGCCCTGATCGATAGA GTAGATGCCATGCTCCAAAAGctggaaaaagaaattgacgATGTTGATGCTAAAATTGGAGATAGATGGCGCCTGCTTGATAG GGATTATGACGGTAAAGTGACTCCTGAGGAGGTTGCCTCTGCTGCTATGTACCTCAAGGACCACTTGGGAAAGGAGGGCATCCAAGAACTCATAAGCAATCTTTCCAAAGATACAG AAggaaagatccttgtggaagaTATTGTCAGACTAGGCAGTGAAATGGAAGATGCTGATGAAATGGAGAAaggaaaatcatag
- the LOC118043138 gene encoding sister chromatid cohesion 1 protein 4 isoform X1, which produces MFYSQFILAKKGPLGTIWIAAHLERKLRKNQVADTDIGVSVDSILFPDVPIALRLSSHLLLGVVRIYSRKVNYLFDDCSEALLKIKQAFRSTAVDLPPEESTAPYHTITLPETFDLDDFELPDNDFFQGNYVDHHISTREQITLQDTMDGVVYSTSQFGLDERFGDGDTSHVGLDIEEDLFLAKVATPRPDEVLELNLQASVEPADRKVEEDHDMIGGAEAMPVNGIGNKMVSQASNSESLDYAQAPSTPGLIEEPNLSSVQDGLACDDHLESEDHNLTEVVGMESTGNASSKPDLHQRDGTMNLSPGNHLNYDTVVCMPAEENGCLSGDVEINQTKSQGELQSTGLADGTICALDGSDKLEVINNVVCKCSESTGVRLYEPDNFKIAYAVEDLSSLGKTVDASSGCPLELAGAPEDVAQACQGPEDPDTLNKNVDNEKIHTSMGMLRACNFHLNEPDSSSHGINNDEPPPEPQDLPSREEALHGSGISTKVQGEECHATDGTQSVENQISEPNLHGEIQVGGEQDGQPDNAFYSDNQLENLNSSLTAELPTPEKLLSVPQELLDKPNDLLVESTPDKEMVDGGDRSSAGTNITGKKHSFTENSLTVQSLNSIDSFGVSRSKRTIDSIPDDDDLLSSILVGRRSSVLKMKPTPPAPEVASMKRARSVSRPSAMKRKVLMDDSMVLLGDTIRQQLTNTEDIRRLRKKAPCTRTEILTIQRQSLDEEIFSEPVLTGMSAELTCLHSETFDLSRIDLAENDDNNTSSEAAKDSSRPTVAQDNELEASTQLANCRNDVDGQPAESPIWTENQQGEDQQLSLDFVNQGQMNAVADVADYRSSEHKTLGEITEMEIDKENTEIADAANHAVLQFEGSHTELISGDAGNMLDGLAPMDSTIGEDGSLHMDTSILPSDMMDTQLFEEAALRDVGDGKTFDDVGILDHHTKNVVAVVAELREGGEILLEESKAGAPVEVGVDLQVDGSAPSDDADMLLANMSSKNGGCINLASVSVDQTQDDVENDKLGDGNEDGDLAVSPGHVDKDREFNHLCSEDKMNSAFPRGLDGEFKNASLNFGDYLVFQEADQERTADAEITSADHPADLQDVAFANDTEFLNVDDDMGEEDDNGMPGPEDTRLLDNSGWSSRTRAVARYFQTIFDNEGGHGRRVISVDSLLAGKTRKEASRMFFETLVLKTRDYIHVEQLKPFDSINVKPRAKLMKSDF; this is translated from the exons ATGTTTTATTCACAGTTTATATTGGCCAAGAAAGGGCCTTTAGGTACAATTTGGATAGCTGCTCATTTGGAGAGGAAGCTTCGGAAGAACCAGGTTGCTGATACCGATATTGGTGTTTCTGTAG ATTCAATTCTTTTTCCTGACGTACCAATTGCGTTGAGATTGTCTAGTCATCTTCTGCTTGGTGTGGTGAGGATATATTCAAGAAAGGTGAATTACCTTTTTGATGATTGCAGTGAAGCTTTGCTGAAGATAAAGCAGGCTTTCCGCTCCACTGCAGTTGATCTACCTCCAGAAGAATCGACAGCCCCATATCACACCATCACCTTGCCAGAGACTTTTGACCTTGATGATTTTGAGCTTCCagacaatgatttttttcaggG CAACTATGTCGATCATCACATTAGTACAAGGGAGCAAATCACCCTTCAAGACACAATGGATGGTGTCGTATACTCCACATCACAATTTGGGTTGGATG AGCGGTTTGGTGATGGTGACACTTCTCATGTTGGTTTGGACATTGAAGAG GACCTGTTCCTAGCCAAGGTTGCAACTCCAAGGCCTGATGAAGTTTTAGA GCTGAACCTTCAGGCATCTGTCGAACCAGCAGATCGAAAAGTGGAGGAAGATCATGACATGATTGGAGGTGCAGAAGCCATGCCAGTGAATGGTATTGGAAACAAG ATGGTAAGTCAAGCTTCAAATTCAGAATCTCTTGACTATGCTCAGGCTCCTTCCACTCCTGGTTTAATTGAAGAGCCAAACTTGTCCAGTGTTCAGGATGGTCTGGCCTGTGATGATCATTTGGAATCAGAAGATCACAATTTAACTGAAGTAGTAGGAATGGAGAGCACAGGCAATGCTTCCAGTAAGCCAGATCTTCATCAGAGGGATGGCACAATGAATTTGTCTCCGGGCAATCATTTAAACTACGATACTGTTGTGTGCATGCCTGCCGAGGAGAATGGCTGCCTTTCTGGTGATGTGGAAATCAATCAAACAAAGTCACAAGGAGAGTTGCAATCCACTGGTTTGGCAGATGGGACCATTTGCGCGTTGGATGGATCAGACAAGTTAGAAGTGATAAATAATGTTGTTTGCAAGTGCAGCGAATCCACAGGAGTTAGGTTATACGAACCAGATAATTTCAAAATTGCTTATGCTGTGGAAGACTTGAGCTCACTTGGAAAAACTGTAGATGCAAGTTCTGGATGTCCATTGGAATTGGCTGGTGCCCCAGAGGATGTTGCTCAGGCTTGCCAAGGACCAGAGGATCCTGATACTTTGAACAAAAATGTTGATAATGAAAAGATACACACTTCCATGGGTATGCTCCGGGCATGCAATTTCCATTTGAATGAGCCTGATTCATCATCTCATGGGATTAATAATGATGAGCCCCCCCCTGAGCCACAAGATTTGCCAAGCAGGGAGGAAGCGCTCCATGGTTCTGGAATTTCCACTAAGGTGCAAG GTGAAGAATGCCATGCGACTGATGGTACACAATCAGTGGAGAATCAAATATCAGAGCCCAATTTACATGGAGAAATTCAAGTTGGTGGGGAACAAGATGGACAACCAGACAATGCATTCTATAGTGATAATCAGTTGGAGAACTTGAATAGTTCCTTGACCGCTGAATTGCCTACACCTGAAAAGTTGCTTTCTGTACCACAAGAACTTCTTGATAAGCCAAATGATTTGCTGGTTGAGTCAACACCAGACAAAGAAATGGTAGATGGGGGTGACAGAAGCAGTGCTGGAACCAACATTACTGGAAAAAAGCACAGTTTTACAGAAAATTCACTAACTGTGCAAAgtttaaattcaattgattcTTTTGGAGTCTCCAGATCAAAGAGAACAATAGATTCCATtcctgatgatgatgatttgcTATCTTCTATATTAG TCGGAAGAAGATCTTCAGTTCTGAAAATGAAGCCTACTCCACCTGCACCTGAAGTGGCATCCATGAAACGTGCCCGGTCTGTATCTCGACCCAGTGCCATGAAGAGGAAGGTGCTCATGGATGATTCAATGGTCTTGCTTGGCGA TACTATACGCCAACAATTAACTAATACTGAAGACATACGTCGCTTGCGAAAAAAAGCTCCTTGCACACGCACTGAGATTTTGACGATCCAGAGACAATCCTTAGATGAAGAAATTTTCAGTGAACCGGTATTGACTG GTATGTCGGCAGAGCTGACATGTTTGCACAGTGAAACATTTGATTTGAGCAGAATTGATTTGGCTGAAAATGATGATAACAATACTTCTTCTGAAGCGGCGAAGGATTCAAGTAGACCAACTGTTGCTCAAGATAATGAATTGGAAGCAAGCACTCAACTTGCCAATTGCAGAAATGATGTTGATGGACAACCTGCTGAGAGTCCCATTTGGACTGAGAACCAGCAGGGTGAAGATCAACAATTGAGTTTAGATTTTGTTAATCAAGGGCAGATGAATGCTGTTGCTGATGTTGCTGATTATAGATCTTCAGAACACAAAACATTGGGGGAAATAACCGAAATGGAAATTGACAAAGAGAACACAGAAATTGCAGATGCAGCAAACCATGCTGTTCTGCAATTTGAGGGATCTCACACTGAACTGATTTCTGGCGATGCTGGTAATATGCTGGATGGGTTGGCTCCCATGGATAGCACCATTGGCGAAGATGGTTCTCTTCATATGGATACTTCAATCCTGCCATCAGATATGATGGATACTCAACTATTTGAGGAGGCTGCCTTAAGGGATGTGGGTGACGGAAAAACATTTGATGACGTTGGAATTTTAGATCATCATAcaaaaaatgttgttgcagtTGTTGCTGAATTGAGGGAAGGGGGAGaaattttgttggaagaaagcaAAGCTGGTGCACCAGTGGAAGTTGGAGTAGATTTGCAGGTTGATGGTTCTGCACCTTCTGATGATGCAGACATGTTGCTTGCAAATATGTCTTCAAAAAATGGTGGATGCATTAACCTCGCATCTGTAAGTGTTGACCAAACTCAAGATGATGTTGAAAATGACAAGCTAGGGGATGGTAATGAAGATGGGGACCTAGCTGTGAGCCCAGGGCATGTCGACAAGGACAGGGAGTTTAATCATCTATGCAGTGAAGATAAGATGAATTCTGCATTTCCTAGAGGACTTGACGGGGAATTCAAAAATGCTTCTCTAAATTTTGGAGATTATCTAGTCTTTCAAGAAGCTGATCAAGAGAGAACTGCAGATGCTGAAATAACTTCTGCCGACCATCCGGCT GATCTTCAAGATGTTGCATTTGCAAATGATACAG aatttttgaatGTAGATGATGATATgggtgaagaagatgataatgGCATGCCAGGTCCTGAAGATACCCGCCTTCTTGACAATAGTGGATGGTCTTCCCGCACCAG AGCTGTTGCTAGGTACTTTCAGACTATATTTGATAATGAAGGTGGACATGGAAGGAGGGTCATTTCAGTGGACAGCCTTCTGGCTGGTAAAACTCGGAAGGAGGCATCAAGAATGTTCTTCGAAACTTTG GTTCTTAAAACAAGGGATTACATCCATGTAGAACAGTTGAAACCCTTTGACAGTATCAATGTAAAGCCACGAGCAAAGCTCATGAAATCAGACTTCTGA
- the LOC118043138 gene encoding sister chromatid cohesion 1 protein 4 isoform X2, with translation MMVSQASNSESLDYAQAPSTPGLIEEPNLSSVQDGLACDDHLESEDHNLTEVVGMESTGNASSKPDLHQRDGTMNLSPGNHLNYDTVVCMPAEENGCLSGDVEINQTKSQGELQSTGLADGTICALDGSDKLEVINNVVCKCSESTGVRLYEPDNFKIAYAVEDLSSLGKTVDASSGCPLELAGAPEDVAQACQGPEDPDTLNKNVDNEKIHTSMGMLRACNFHLNEPDSSSHGINNDEPPPEPQDLPSREEALHGSGISTKVQGEECHATDGTQSVENQISEPNLHGEIQVGGEQDGQPDNAFYSDNQLENLNSSLTAELPTPEKLLSVPQELLDKPNDLLVESTPDKEMVDGGDRSSAGTNITGKKHSFTENSLTVQSLNSIDSFGVSRSKRTIDSIPDDDDLLSSILVGRRSSVLKMKPTPPAPEVASMKRARSVSRPSAMKRKVLMDDSMVLLGDTIRQQLTNTEDIRRLRKKAPCTRTEILTIQRQSLDEEIFSEPVLTGMSAELTCLHSETFDLSRIDLAENDDNNTSSEAAKDSSRPTVAQDNELEASTQLANCRNDVDGQPAESPIWTENQQGEDQQLSLDFVNQGQMNAVADVADYRSSEHKTLGEITEMEIDKENTEIADAANHAVLQFEGSHTELISGDAGNMLDGLAPMDSTIGEDGSLHMDTSILPSDMMDTQLFEEAALRDVGDGKTFDDVGILDHHTKNVVAVVAELREGGEILLEESKAGAPVEVGVDLQVDGSAPSDDADMLLANMSSKNGGCINLASVSVDQTQDDVENDKLGDGNEDGDLAVSPGHVDKDREFNHLCSEDKMNSAFPRGLDGEFKNASLNFGDYLVFQEADQERTADAEITSADHPADLQDVAFANDTEFLNVDDDMGEEDDNGMPGPEDTRLLDNSGWSSRTRAVARYFQTIFDNEGGHGRRVISVDSLLAGKTRKEASRMFFETLVLKTRDYIHVEQLKPFDSINVKPRAKLMKSDF, from the exons ATG ATGGTAAGTCAAGCTTCAAATTCAGAATCTCTTGACTATGCTCAGGCTCCTTCCACTCCTGGTTTAATTGAAGAGCCAAACTTGTCCAGTGTTCAGGATGGTCTGGCCTGTGATGATCATTTGGAATCAGAAGATCACAATTTAACTGAAGTAGTAGGAATGGAGAGCACAGGCAATGCTTCCAGTAAGCCAGATCTTCATCAGAGGGATGGCACAATGAATTTGTCTCCGGGCAATCATTTAAACTACGATACTGTTGTGTGCATGCCTGCCGAGGAGAATGGCTGCCTTTCTGGTGATGTGGAAATCAATCAAACAAAGTCACAAGGAGAGTTGCAATCCACTGGTTTGGCAGATGGGACCATTTGCGCGTTGGATGGATCAGACAAGTTAGAAGTGATAAATAATGTTGTTTGCAAGTGCAGCGAATCCACAGGAGTTAGGTTATACGAACCAGATAATTTCAAAATTGCTTATGCTGTGGAAGACTTGAGCTCACTTGGAAAAACTGTAGATGCAAGTTCTGGATGTCCATTGGAATTGGCTGGTGCCCCAGAGGATGTTGCTCAGGCTTGCCAAGGACCAGAGGATCCTGATACTTTGAACAAAAATGTTGATAATGAAAAGATACACACTTCCATGGGTATGCTCCGGGCATGCAATTTCCATTTGAATGAGCCTGATTCATCATCTCATGGGATTAATAATGATGAGCCCCCCCCTGAGCCACAAGATTTGCCAAGCAGGGAGGAAGCGCTCCATGGTTCTGGAATTTCCACTAAGGTGCAAG GTGAAGAATGCCATGCGACTGATGGTACACAATCAGTGGAGAATCAAATATCAGAGCCCAATTTACATGGAGAAATTCAAGTTGGTGGGGAACAAGATGGACAACCAGACAATGCATTCTATAGTGATAATCAGTTGGAGAACTTGAATAGTTCCTTGACCGCTGAATTGCCTACACCTGAAAAGTTGCTTTCTGTACCACAAGAACTTCTTGATAAGCCAAATGATTTGCTGGTTGAGTCAACACCAGACAAAGAAATGGTAGATGGGGGTGACAGAAGCAGTGCTGGAACCAACATTACTGGAAAAAAGCACAGTTTTACAGAAAATTCACTAACTGTGCAAAgtttaaattcaattgattcTTTTGGAGTCTCCAGATCAAAGAGAACAATAGATTCCATtcctgatgatgatgatttgcTATCTTCTATATTAG TCGGAAGAAGATCTTCAGTTCTGAAAATGAAGCCTACTCCACCTGCACCTGAAGTGGCATCCATGAAACGTGCCCGGTCTGTATCTCGACCCAGTGCCATGAAGAGGAAGGTGCTCATGGATGATTCAATGGTCTTGCTTGGCGA TACTATACGCCAACAATTAACTAATACTGAAGACATACGTCGCTTGCGAAAAAAAGCTCCTTGCACACGCACTGAGATTTTGACGATCCAGAGACAATCCTTAGATGAAGAAATTTTCAGTGAACCGGTATTGACTG GTATGTCGGCAGAGCTGACATGTTTGCACAGTGAAACATTTGATTTGAGCAGAATTGATTTGGCTGAAAATGATGATAACAATACTTCTTCTGAAGCGGCGAAGGATTCAAGTAGACCAACTGTTGCTCAAGATAATGAATTGGAAGCAAGCACTCAACTTGCCAATTGCAGAAATGATGTTGATGGACAACCTGCTGAGAGTCCCATTTGGACTGAGAACCAGCAGGGTGAAGATCAACAATTGAGTTTAGATTTTGTTAATCAAGGGCAGATGAATGCTGTTGCTGATGTTGCTGATTATAGATCTTCAGAACACAAAACATTGGGGGAAATAACCGAAATGGAAATTGACAAAGAGAACACAGAAATTGCAGATGCAGCAAACCATGCTGTTCTGCAATTTGAGGGATCTCACACTGAACTGATTTCTGGCGATGCTGGTAATATGCTGGATGGGTTGGCTCCCATGGATAGCACCATTGGCGAAGATGGTTCTCTTCATATGGATACTTCAATCCTGCCATCAGATATGATGGATACTCAACTATTTGAGGAGGCTGCCTTAAGGGATGTGGGTGACGGAAAAACATTTGATGACGTTGGAATTTTAGATCATCATAcaaaaaatgttgttgcagtTGTTGCTGAATTGAGGGAAGGGGGAGaaattttgttggaagaaagcaAAGCTGGTGCACCAGTGGAAGTTGGAGTAGATTTGCAGGTTGATGGTTCTGCACCTTCTGATGATGCAGACATGTTGCTTGCAAATATGTCTTCAAAAAATGGTGGATGCATTAACCTCGCATCTGTAAGTGTTGACCAAACTCAAGATGATGTTGAAAATGACAAGCTAGGGGATGGTAATGAAGATGGGGACCTAGCTGTGAGCCCAGGGCATGTCGACAAGGACAGGGAGTTTAATCATCTATGCAGTGAAGATAAGATGAATTCTGCATTTCCTAGAGGACTTGACGGGGAATTCAAAAATGCTTCTCTAAATTTTGGAGATTATCTAGTCTTTCAAGAAGCTGATCAAGAGAGAACTGCAGATGCTGAAATAACTTCTGCCGACCATCCGGCT GATCTTCAAGATGTTGCATTTGCAAATGATACAG aatttttgaatGTAGATGATGATATgggtgaagaagatgataatgGCATGCCAGGTCCTGAAGATACCCGCCTTCTTGACAATAGTGGATGGTCTTCCCGCACCAG AGCTGTTGCTAGGTACTTTCAGACTATATTTGATAATGAAGGTGGACATGGAAGGAGGGTCATTTCAGTGGACAGCCTTCTGGCTGGTAAAACTCGGAAGGAGGCATCAAGAATGTTCTTCGAAACTTTG GTTCTTAAAACAAGGGATTACATCCATGTAGAACAGTTGAAACCCTTTGACAGTATCAATGTAAAGCCACGAGCAAAGCTCATGAAATCAGACTTCTGA